The region ACCAAGGATttaacaagaattttttttaaatagtagaCTTGCTTTTCTCTTGATTCATTTGGACTGTAAATTTGCTGGTTCTATCTAGAAACTCATGGAGGATCAGGCTTGTTTATATGCAATGCAAATGCCTCTTTTATTATAAGGCATCTTTATTATACAGTACCGATGGGTGTCAGTCCTTGCACCAGCCCATTGTGGCAAGTCAAATTGCCTTTGGTGATCACCTTACCAGTCTTGCTGCTGTTGAAATATTCCCCTTTTATCGACAGTGGTTTTAaggtgattgaaaaaaaaatcccttgtCCTACTGAGGGGTTACTGCAGGGCCTTGTAGTTTtgatatgaaaattattcagtttGCATTCATACTTGGatatgatttttctgtttttattgggTTTTACAAGATAAAGATTATCAACAATATAGggttaatttgtttttgttttttgaaacAGCCAATGAAGAGATCACATCATTCCTTGCCATGATGTCTAGCTGTGATCAAACAGAGATAGATATCAGACTCAAAGAGCGTTGTAAGTTTTCTACAGAAGCAGTCTCCAAGCTACTCCAGTCTTTTGATGATCTCAAGAGTAGACAGGAAACATTTGTCAAAGAGATGGCAGTCACAGGTCAGTATCAGGGCAGCAAGTTTGTTTTGGTGtaggaattatgtttttttttaattttttttttccccaatgTTCATGGcctattttgatattttctaaGGACCATTTTTTTGTTGCATTGTGCAATATTTGgaatcatatttttcaaaaatacccAGAAATCCTTTATTTGGCAAGAATCCTTCCAAGgaagtgaaaaaataaagagcgAAGCAAAGATATAAAGCTTGTTAATAGAACTCTCCATGTTGCTGTCAAGCGCTTGTGGTCTGTTGATAAATGTAGCATGTCAAAGCTCTATGCTGCACTGATGCAAGTGTACGTGTTGTAATCCCACTCTCATTACCtattaattgtatattttttagtaATGAATTGATATTGCTATTCATTCTTTTGAATTAAGAATGGACAACAATcattttgacattaaaaactTGACTATTAAAGTATTTACTAGGTCTGGTAGattttaataataacaaattcatcccatatttctttttaaatttcgaTATTGCAGAGTCTGAGCAAGGTTTAAAGATGGTAAATGATCAGCTATATGAAGAAAACAAGAGATTGACTGACATGATGGCTTCATTACAGGAAAGACAAAGAGAAACCACTATGAAGGTATGCTGGAAATTGTAACCTACCTTTCACAATTGTTGAATTGAAAATGTTGTAAAAGCATTTAAAGCTgccttgataataataatggaaataatagtgattgtgatgatgatgatgatgacaatgacgatgaatgatgaagatggtgatgatgatgatgataatgatatgatgttggtgatgatggtgttgatgatgatgatggtgatgatgatgatgataattatgatgaagtgatgaagatggtgatgatgaagatgacaatgatggcaatgaggataattatgatgattataatttcacttttatttaGCACACAATGCAacatctctaagcgctttacagatatattatccTGATCATTAGATTCTGGTTTGCCCACATACAACGTGTACGTGATCTCCATTCCCTGAGATTATTTCAGCCATTAAAAGTCAACTCATTCAAAGTGATAATTCATCAACATTGTAGATACTGTATCAAGGGGTTTGTTTTGATGCAGTGTTTTGTCTTACATGTATTCTCTccattaaaggagaaatatattgattatgaatgtggtcttattatatatcaatggaaaggtaatgatgtcgggatcatcagtgggtcattcaaaaataccgaaaataatacaaaaaggtgaaaatcgccgattaaaaaacgctaaaatgcccctccgaaatatgcctcgcatcggtctctgaattgactggaatttgatgacgtcactgtctgtacgagaggcgtgattggctctcccacgtgaagctccacttgcatgcaaaacctgttgcgtgggtacgttttctccacactgtcactgaatacttctatcacgaaatgaaagaaaacccagaattttatctagatttggatttttaaattgatgattttaaagatgaagagaatgatgatgaagtgaacaacacagtgaggtagttggaggtaaataatgggggaacaatgccgatgattatgatgaaaattcaacttgcctgacgatcacaagtaaagtcatgtacatgccgattcgctaccaactcatgcagctgctgctacaagtggtagctatacgtacaccgcgcgggccaaattaaatccatgaaaatgaataaccacatccagagagagtctatcataagaaggaaaataatgatataactgtacttacatacaagtgaataatccgaattaacctgaaagcaaatcaactcaacgaatagcagcagacgatatgcaccgacgataaacttcatgtggctgggatagattgtcactcgttctgttagatgtaatttgtaactcattaatttgacaaaattacgaaactcggggaattatttatatatataaaaatatagtaacatctcttattattttttgtattacgataaaacctcttttgaaggaaaacgttgagataaactaaaattacttttaaatcccccccccccacatgcgtagcttgtatgtcattgcaaacaaaccatcgcaaacatgcacgtattccttccttgctgattgagagctgtgcaaaacgtgcatagatctattctctcagtctcagccaaggcgagcaaacaatacggcatgtgttgtgatggtttgtttacgatcacataatgctacgcatgatgggatgatcttttacatctaatttacctcaacgttttccttcaaaacaggttttatcgtaattcaaaaaatgatgagatgttactatatttttatatagaataataattccccgagtttcgtaattttgtcaaattaatgagataaaagttacatctaacagaacgagtgacaatctatccagccggatgaagtttatcgtcagtgcatatgccatatcgtctggtactattcgttgagttgatttgccttcaggttcggattattcacttgtttgtaagtacagttatatcattttccttcttatgatagactgtctggatgtggttattcatgttcagcatgaattcaatttggcccgcgcggtgtagctagcacttccagcagcatgaattggtagcgaatcagtatgtacatgactttacttgtgattgtgttgcaagttgaattttcatcatcatcatcggcgtaattccctcaatttacctccaactacgtcactgtgttgtttcacttcatcatcattctcttcatctcaaaatcatcaatttgaaaatccaaatctagataaaattctgggttttctttcgatcatttcgggatcgaagtattcagtgacaatgtggagaaaatgtacccttgcaacaggttttgcatgcaagtggagcttcacgtgggagagccaatcacgcctctcgtacagacagtgacgtcataaaaaatccccaatttcgcggacgtaattctgcgtgtttgaagcattcagagagagaactttaaactatcaataaactgagtttcatccgtctccatgataaatgatgtacaccatcgtgttctccttattttctcctttattgtgatatatgattctccagttttacgattttcaatatatttctactttaaagtgtaacttgtttgaatttctttatttaatatgcaatgataatatgatataaaaagaaGGTATTCTTTAGTTTTAGGTTACATTTTGTGAAGAAAGTAAAAATGCTCCAGATTCTTTTGCCAGAATTGAAATAATTAACTATATGAAATAGGAAGACAACTGGATAAAGTAATTAACTGCCTTTGAAGAATTTCCCATGAGTAAACTGTAAATCTGGTTCTTGATTCTCTGTATTCTATTCTAGTATACTGGTTACAGTGATAAGCTTGTATCAGTTGAAACCAAACTTGCTGAAGCTCATAACCAAATGGATGATCTTCAGTATGATCTTAACCAGGCCAAGCAAAGAGCGTTCAAACTAGAACTTCTTCTAGAAGAAAGCTATACTAAACTAAAAACGGCAACCTTCATCGGAGGATCTGGTGATGGATCAGGTGGATTAGCATCAAAACAGGTAAGAAGAAACATGGTGATATTCACTTTATTTAGTTTAGGGATGTTCTGCTAATTCTATCTATGAACTAATATACagataatgaatgtttatgagtgcaatggataGAATAATatatgaggtgaaagatgaaatgatccattcaatgaGGTGTAActgagttgaatggatcattatttcatctttcaccgaatgaagtattctgtccattgcacgaatgaaaacaacattcattatttggtttatgtgacacctaaaaatagattctttttcatatgaaatttgtgaattttgatgcaaaatatgctCATGCAGTGTGAGCTCGGTTTGTTGATTATTTGTACATACAACATGCGCGCTGCAAACATGAGTGGTGCCTGCAGTCTGGGTGCGTGCGTGCAATGGAAAAATTGTATGGATCCGaaattgcacgatgaatggatcTAAAATTGCatggttgatgacgtcattgtgaaATCGGCCGAATGATCGATATCGACCAACCAatgaaatgacaaggatctatctaggtgtcatataataaaaaatattggaaatgtgggaaaaattacaataatacAGTGAGACCatccaaggaaaaaaaaattgattagcACATGGTACTTGCGAAGAGGTttctgtaatacatgcatgtgtaGGAATTACTATTGAGGGGGAACCAAACTTGTGGTCTTAACAGACAGGTGCACTTCTTTACAGGTGGTCACTAAAGGCAGGTTTGACCGTAAATGTAGTACTATTTGCTCTTCAGAAAGACAAGAGAAAATGGTCGGAATTTCTAACAAACTTCTGCATTTCCTTGCTACcttatatttcatcaaaattagattgAGAATGAATCCCCAATTAGACATTTAAGATATTGTGAACTTCTTATCTTTGAATGTGTTAAAACATGGATGGGAATACACAAGTCTGGTAATGTCTCAGCATTTATGGAATCATTGAGTAAATGTGATTTTAGCACTTCAAGGAATTAGATATTTAAAATATCCaggcatttttttcataaatttttgtaTGTACCATTATTGGTTTCAAATGCTCATGGTTGATATATTGCAGCTTCAGAGTATTGTGAATGATCTTGAAGAGAACAAAGACTTAGCTTCAAGTCGTCTTAATGACCTGGAGAAGCTTCAAGAGAAATACCAAGATGTTGTCAAAGACCTAGAGCAGTCAAAGATGAATGTgagtctttgtttctttttgtttatttatttctttatgtcATCTttgagacatacatgtaagggaAACTTTGGTCATTTAACTTCTGAAGACCTCCTTTCACAATATTTGCATTGCAAGATTATTTGTTGGTTAACTTGATGTGGAGCGGTGGGTAGGGTGAATGAAATGCACTCAAATGCATACAGGGGTTGTGCCACTTTAATTGATCACTATTTTTTGGTAATTTATTCACAATACAGTCCTGAAACATGACTTTACTTTGAATGATAAGACCTTGTTTGGAAGAGTATTATAACGCCTGGCCTGTTTGTTGCTTAATGTCACATTTGAGATGTACTTAATGAATGGAGATTCCCGAAAGTGTGGTGCACTTTGCTCTCAGAATTTCATTACAAGTGAGTCTATATATGGAGGCTTCAGTAGCATAGCCTGATCTGAATGAAATAAAGAGTGCCCAGTCTCCTACCCCAACCCACCCTCGACTGCTTTGTGTTCAGTTTGATTGCTATGTAACATTACTTGACCCACACAGATTAAACTATTACCTGAGCATGTGATAAAGGAAACAGCCACCTACAAATGTCTTCAGTCTCAGTTCTCAGTGTTGTACAAAGAAGCTCAAGAGATGAAATCACAGATGGAAGATGCTCGGGCATTATTACAACAAACCAAGAATACACATCTCAGACAGATTGAACAGATGGAGGTAAAATAAATATACCGCATTCTTTTTTGGTCTTGTGCACAtttcaatgcaaatttgaaacATGTGATGTGACTTCCTCCTGCACTTTATCAGTTTAGAAACCCGTTGGAGAAAGAGTTATGTTTTCAGAAAATCATACACAAATCCCAAATCTGTTCTGCTAAATGGTTTTAGATCaagttgtatttatttattggagttgtgtttgattgcatTTCTTACTCCAACATACCTCAATTTGACTGTGAAATTGTTATGTCATATTTCACTTGATCTAGTCCACAGGACTTCTAACCTCACACAGTAATAAGAAGCATGTTTAGTTAAACCTCTGATAAAATTCAGTTCTGCAGCACATaattgtattgatatcttgtgGGGATTGGCAAAGTTTTATCTTCATATATGGCAGCCAAATGATGGGCATTATTTGATCGCTGCCACCGTGGAGTTCAAGCAACAAAATTGGAAACCCTGCATATCGTCTTTTCATAGTTTGATGTCATTTTTTGAAggtttttaaatgtattattgtgtgtgtattttataGTATGACATGGAAttatcatttatgaaaaataatttttgaattatgattCATGACTCATTGAAATTATGAGATCGTATTCAGTTTACTTGCCAGTTtagatatttgtatttttttcagcaaTCAGTTATCACAAATTTAAACCAAGTCTCAATGGAAATGGTCAAGAACTAGATTGACCATACCGATTCATCGGAACTAGTTACTAACTGTGTGAAGTGAAAGTAGTAATCTTGAAAAAGTTGTATGCATTTCAATTTGTCTCCTATTTCCAATAGAGCGATGAACTTGCCTGTCAGAAAAAGTTACGTACAGAGGTGATGCAGCTTGAAGATAATCTAGCTCAGGTACAGAAGGAATATGAGATGCTGAGGAtagagtttgaacagaatctaGCTGCTAATGAACAAGCAGGTAAGAAATCTGTCACATTGAAGTTAAATTGAAGGTTTTTCAATTATGATTTCTTTTAACAACTCTGTTACCGGTGAATGAACACAGTAAACAGGCCTGTGAAATCtccgctattttcatttttaagaccgATTTCAATTTCCGCTTTTTTCCTGTGTTCCATTTCCGTTTTTTCTAAGTCAAAATTCCGCTATTTTATCCAAAACGGCTGGAAAACAAGTCTAGGTAAATGGATGCGAGcagaatgtgtgtgttgtgaataTACACGTTACGGGGCCTTGTATTTTGCCTTCGCGAAGTTTCGAATTTTTAGTATATGTAACTCTATGAAACTGCTGCGGATCACACCGTGCACCGTTGCCGTTGTTGGCATATGGGCCCGTCAATCTGTATGCATTGTCAGCGGACGGAAACCGCATACAACACAGGGAAATCATTGCGTGTGCACGTTGTTGGTTACGTATATGTTCATACGATCGAGACTCGCGAGTGAATGAACCAGTTCACGTGTTCGGGATGTTTACGAAGTTAGTGTTTTGAACTTTCTGACTTTGGAGTTTGGACTTTGTTGTTTATATTCTTGAATCATTGGAAATATTTCTATGACTTTCAAAATGTCTGTTGAACATACTGTTTCTTCCAAAACCAAACTGAAGCTGGCGACTTTCAAAAGAGCGCATACAGATATTCAAGAGCACCATgataataccatggtcacatttgttctacggcggccgcgGGGCGAGTCAAACAgcctttttaacatttttgtgccagcttaatataggtggtttgaataaaaattaataaaactgctgttttcgactcgccgtatggccgccgtagagcaaatgtgaccatggtataagcaAGATACCTCTAAAAAGCAAAAGACGAGAAGTAAATAGTAAGgtaaattttcagcttttttcagctatttttttGAAACCCCTCTCACAGGCCTGAGTAAACTTTGAGGGAGttgcttgtaaaatttgtaCTGTAATTAGACTTGGTTCTGCAATGTGTTAAAAGTAAATGATATGTAAATAGCCCAATTTTATATCAATTCATCTGCTTCAGAGGAACAGCATATCATGAGTGTGACTGTAAGACACTGCACTTTGTACCTCTTGATGTTATGTAATGTCCATTCTACAATTTCTGTGAAGGTTGCTATTCAAAACCATTAATATGATGAGTTACATTGATACGGGGTGTGTTCTCTTGATCTATACTGTAGTTCTGATATACATTATTTCTAGACGATTGACCTCACTAATTTTAGAGAGTGTACTACACATgttttgtgatgatgatgtgttgTTTACCATCCTAGGTCCAATCAACCGTGAGCTTCGTCATCTCGTATCCAGTTATCAGAGTCATAATGCCCAACTCAAAGGAGAGATAAGCCGCTACAGGAGGAAATTAAAAGAAGCACAGGTTGAAATATCTAAGGTGagaagaaaatatcaataatagagatggaatgaaggaaaaaatataggTAGTGATGAACATGAGCATAATGACTATTGTCCTTGTAATCTTGTTAGCCTTAAAGGGAAATCTTGTACCCTATTTGTTAATGTGCATTGACCATTAAGTTTGAAATTTTCGCAATCATTGTTATGTTTTATGGcaggaatgttttttttatttttagggaATATGGGCTCTTAATTGTTAGATACTTGATCAAGCTCAGTGTGGTCTCCATTTCGTGATTGAAATGTACTGTAGTATAAACTTCCAGATTTTGAAAACAGCAGCATTAAATTACAAGAAGTTATCCCGAATGGcacattcttttgtttttacttgCTTCCTTCAGTTAAAAACTGAAGTTGAGAAACATGGTCAACTTGGCAATAGCACCTCACATCACGGCGGAACATCAAGTTCATCATTGGGATCTTCCTCAGGGAGTGGAAGCAGTAGTAGCAACAGTAATAGCAAGGATGCCAGCTCAGAACACAGGGAAGGTGGGCATGATCAATCTAAGCGTGATGACCAcacccaccaccaccaccaccatcatcatgtgGATGagaggaaggaaagagagaggaagagggaggatAGTGGAAAGGATGGAATGAAGAATGAGTCAGATCTGGTCAAAGAACTAAGAGCATCATTGAAGTAAGTAGTTTTTGTTACTTTTAATTCTCAGTTATGAGAAAACATTTAAATCCCAGTGAAGTGTGTATTGACATTACCCATGAGAGCTACACTCTTTTCTAAAGATCCAAATTAGTCTGTGTTGACTCTTAATTTGGCaacaattatcaatatttttactgtcttacatattgaaaattaaaatgaatattgtaTCACTTGTATAACTGTGTATCACTTTCTTTGAAATACTCATTGTTTCCTCTTATTGAAGCAGATATCTGTGAGACTAAatatttgctgtttttttttaatgacaggaAAGCTCAGGAGAGTCAGAAAGAACTCAAGTTGCTGCTTGATATGTACAAGGGTCTAGCAAAAGAGCAGAGAGAAAAAGCGCAGGTGGGTTTATTCACTGTGTGGTCATAAACACAGATTTCAAAATTTGGTTAGTTTTTGTAGAGCACTAAGTGTGTGTTAATACTGTATATTTCGTGTTAGATACTGTTGTTGATTAAAAAGTTGGTTTCAGGGAATGTTTGATTCAAGCGGAGGATAAATCGTTCATGAGGTGTACTTGTTTCAAAGtcggcactgctgctattttgaatcatgtaatgcaggcaagacatttttgtttttttgtttgttttttgttgttttggatATAATTTGAAAGCTCACAATGATTGCTTGAATTTTCCCTCTAACttgattttccttttaattcttGCAGATAATGTCTAATGAGAGGAAGGCTAGGATGGAGATCGATGAACTCCAGAAAAGAATACGCCACCTagaggagagggagagacaggAGAGTAGAAAGATGGCTGATGACGATGCCATGAGAAAGATACGAGCACTCGAAGAAGGCATTCATCAGCTTCAAAAGAAACTTGCTGAAAAGAAACAGGTTGGTCATTCTTAAGGAGTGTAATATAATTTAGGAGGGGTGGATATAGATGAATGGTATTATGATTTGATCTCATCTATGGCAGTTAGAAGCACAGTATCTATAAATACAAGATCAGTGTAAAAGACGTACATGTTTAATTGAGTTATCACCATAAAGTCAGAATAAAGATAAAATTGAAAGGATATAGTTTCAAAGTAACTTTAAGCTTATCCAATgctaaattatgaaatttataaaTTGGAGTGGAAATGTCACTACCATGTGGAGCAAATTACCTTGTGGAGATCATGAAGAAGTGCAGATGGCTTCATTTACCAAATCATTTTATAATATTAATGGAGCAAGAAATGGTTGTTGTGTGATACTAGAAAAATATTGGAAGTGATGAAGGAGTTATTGTATATCGTAGTATCATGTAGTCATCTTCGTAAgagatatattttcatttttgcagGAGGAGGAAGCTCTTTTATCTGAAATGGATGTAACAGGCCAAGCCTTTGAAGACATGCAAGAGATGAATACAAGACTCTTACAACAACTCAGAGAAAAGGATGATGCTAATTTCAAACTCATGTCTGAGGTAGGTATTatgcaaaaagtgcttaaaagaTCTGAAATTTGAAAGAAGTTCAGTAGTAGGTTTGCAACCTTTATAGCACAAAAATTGGCTGGTTCTCAATTTTGCTGCTCCATATCTGAAGCATGTTGattgaaaatcatatttgaatAAAGGATATCATCCAACCAAAGCCAAGACCAGGAAAACTGTTCCTTTGTAAATTATCAATTGTGTAATTTAAGTAACTATTGTCTGAACATCTATGTTCTCATTAAGATGCACTTTATCAGAAGCTATTGACTATCATTAcacagggctccacactaacccattttttctactggtccaacctattcatgtcggaccagtagatacccagtttttcaaatttttactggtccgaacttaaaatctactggtcccaaaaataaagaaaacattaaaaaaaggcgcaagtttatttttctagcctttcgtgaccccccccgtaaaacgaaggaatgaaggacaaaaagaaagcaagacagaaacgaagaaagtaagaaagaaggaaggaaagaaggaaggaaggaaggaaagaaggaaggaaagtaaagaaagaaaggatggaaggaaggaaggaaagaagtaaggaaagaaggaaggaaagaaaggatggaaggaaggaaagaaagaaggaaggaaagaaggaaggaaagtaagaaagaaagaaaggatggaaggaaggaaggagggaggaaggaagggaggaaagaaggaaggaaggaaggaaggaaggaaagaaggaaggaaggaaggaaagaaggaaggaaagaaggaaggaaggaaggaaggaaagaaggaaggaaagaaggaaggaaggaaggaaagaaggaaggaaagtaagaaagaaagaaaggatggaaggaaggaaagaagtaaggaaagaaggaaggaaagaaaggatggaaggaaggaaagaaggaaggaaagaaggaaggaaagaaggaaggaaagtaagaaaggatggaaggaaggaggaaggaagggaggaaagaagggaggaaagaaggaaggaaggaaggaaagaaggaaggaaggaaagaaggaaggaaagaaagaaggaaggaaggaaagaaggaaggaaggaaagaaagaaggaaagaaggaaggaaggaaagaagggaggaaagaaggaaggaaagaaggaaggaaagaaggaaggaaagaaggaaggaaggaaagaaggaaggaaggaaggaaggaaggaaggaaagaaggaaggaaggaaagaaggaaggaaggaaagaaggaaggaaagtaagaaagaaagaaaggatggaaggaaggaagtaaggaaagaaggaaggaaagaaggaaggaaagaaagaatggaaggaaagaaggaaggaaggaaagtaagaaagaaaggatggaaggaagaaaggaaggaaggagggaggaagaaaggaaagaagggaggaaagaaggaaggtaagaaagaaagaaaggatggaaggaaggaaggaaggaggaaggaaggaaggagggaggaaggaagggaggaaagaagggaggaaagaaggaaggaaagaaggaaggagagaaggaaggaaagaaggaagtaaggaaagaaggaaggaaaga is a window of Lytechinus variegatus isolate NC3 chromosome 2, Lvar_3.0, whole genome shotgun sequence DNA encoding:
- the LOC121409078 gene encoding E3 ubiquitin-protein ligase BRE1A-like; amino-acid sequence: MTSKRSISETSSPNQGASSSTGEPPAKKVYVEPYSIGSVSSQEEMDIKVLRFQNKKLVERLDIRSVLENDLRGQIERLQQRQNTDEYVLGLMNQYWTQLEEDLRILLERFKVPVTETKPAVVSFPPVISFPPIKPDPEPSPEIKTEPVTIKQEIKQEPGIEVKVEPVEVKGQGSDCNMEGSDDSQERIYMDSDSKDSIKEEKKANEEITSFLAMMSSCDQTEIDIRLKERCKFSTEAVSKLLQSFDDLKSRQETFVKEMAVTESEQGLKMVNDQLYEENKRLTDMMASLQERQRETTMKYTGYSDKLVSVETKLAEAHNQMDDLQYDLNQAKQRAFKLELLLEESYTKLKTATFIGGSGDGSGGLASKQLQSIVNDLEENKDLASSRLNDLEKLQEKYQDVVKDLEQSKMNIKLLPEHVIKETATYKCLQSQFSVLYKEAQEMKSQMEDARALLQQTKNTHLRQIEQMESDELACQKKLRTEVMQLEDNLAQVQKEYEMLRIEFEQNLAANEQAGPINRELRHLVSSYQSHNAQLKGEISRYRRKLKEAQVEISKLKTEVEKHGQLGNSTSHHGGTSSSSLGSSSGSGSSSSNSNSKDASSEHREGGHDQSKRDDHTHHHHHHHHVDERKERERKREDSGKDGMKNESDLVKELRASLKKAQESQKELKLLLDMYKGLAKEQREKAQIMSNERKARMEIDELQKRIRHLEERERQESRKMADDDAMRKIRALEEGIHQLQKKLAEKKQEEEALLSEMDVTGQAFEDMQEMNTRLLQQLREKDDANFKLMSERIKSNQIHKLLREEKDVLADQVGTLQTQVDAQNQVVRKLEEKERVLQTTLSTVEKELTLRQQTMDMHKRKAMDIAQQAADLKLKLDKIDGTTEELQRIVKEKSSAVEQENHKFRRAQEECVSLKRKVERYKRMELASSADEVLAEEVRSLKEQLTCPCCKKGRKDVVLTKCFHVFCFNCIKTRYETRQRKCPKCNAGFGANDYHRIWLD